In Streptomyces sp. 71268, the DNA window CCGTTCGGTGCGTGGGGCTGTGCGTTTCCGACCCGCCGTACTGGGGGTTTTCGACCGTCCGTTCGCGCCGCTAAGCGTTCAGGTTCCGGATCCGCTTCCCGCGCTTGGGCTTGGCCTCCACGCCACCGAAGACCGCGAAGCCGCTGACGACCACCACCGGGGCCGCCGGATCCTCCGCTTCCGTGTCGGCGACGTCGAAGCCGCCGAAGATGCCGGTGCCCGCCGAGCGCAGCGTGACGTTCTCCGGCACCCGGATCTCCACGCCGCCGAAGATCGCGGTGGCCTGGATGACGATCTCCTGCTGCTCGAAGACCGCCTCGGTCAGGTCGATCTCCACGCCTCCGAAGAGCGCGAACGCGTTGGTCTTTCGGCCGACCCGCCACCGCCCCCGGCGGCCGGCGCCGCCGAAGACCGCGATCAGGTTGTCGGTGAGCGAGTTGCGCGGGGGCGGCAGCGTGGGCGTGCTGGCGGAGGCCGGGCGTGCCGCCCGCGTCCCGTCCGGGCTCATCGCGGCGCCCGCCGTCGGCAGATCCCGTACGAACGGGGTGAGTTCACCCCGCGTCTTCGCCTCGTACACCCCGCTGATCCGCTCGGCGTGCTCTTCTGCGGTCAGGCGCCCCTCCGCCAGGGCCTCGCGGAGGATGTCGGCGACGCGGTCGCGGTCGGCGTCGGAGGCCCGGATGGCGTCCGCCGGCACGGCCGGGGCCACCGTCGGGGTGGCGGTCGGGGGTGCGGCGTCGGGCTTGGTCAAGGGAACCGGCTGGTGTTCGTCCACGCGCCCCAGCCTAGCGATACGCGATAGATCGCGATAGAGGCGCCCGCGTCTCCTGAGCCCCACCTCACCGACACGGTGTCGGACCGCCGTTCTACTCTGGTGGGCGCTCCCCTCGCTCTGCCCCGGGAAGCGCCTGCCATGGACGTCAGCGACTAACCGCAGTGAGGATTGGCCCCCGATGCCTGAGTTCGCGTACACGGATCTGCTTCCCGTTGGCCCGGACACCACCCCGTACCGGCTCGTGACCGCCGAGGGTGTGAGCACCTTCGAGGCGGACGGGCGGACGTTCCTCAAGGTGGAGCCGGAGGCGCTGCGGAAGCTGGCGGCCGAGGCCATGCACGACATCTCGCACTACCTGCGCCCGGCCCACCTCGCCCAGTTGCGGCGCATCCTGGACGACCCGGAGGCCAGCCCGAACGACCGGTTCGTGGCGCTCGACCTGCTGAAGAACGCCAACATCGCGGCGGCCGGCGTGCTGCCGATGTGCCAGGACACCGGCACCGCGATCGTGATGGGCAAGCGCGGCCAGCAGGTGCTGACGGCCGGCGGCGACGAGGAGGCCCTCTCGCGCGGCATCTACGACGCGTACACCCAGCTCAACCTGCGGTACTCGCAGATGGCCCCGCTCACCATGTGGGACGAGAAGAACACCGGCTCCAACCTCCCCGCCCAGATCGAGCTGTACGCGACGGACGGCGACGCCTACAAGTTCCTCTTCATGGCCAAGGGCGGCGGCTCGGCCAACAAGTCCTTCCTCTACCAGGAGACGAAGGCGGTGTTGAACGAGGCGTCGATGATGAAGTTCCTCGAGGAGAAGATCCGCTCCCTCGGCACCGCCGCCTGCCCGCCGTACCACCTCGCGATCGTCGTCGGCGGCACCAGCGCGGAGTACGCGCTCAAGACCGCCAAGTACGCCTCCGCGCACTACCTGGACGAGCTGCCCGCCGAGGGCTCGCCCACCGGGCACGGCTTCCGGGACCGGGAGCTGGAGGAGAAGGTCTTCGAGCTGACCCAGAAGATCGGCATCGGCGCCCAGTTCGGCGGCAAGTACTTCTGCCACGACGTGCGCGTGGTGCGGCTGCCGCGGCACGGCGCGTCCTGCCCGGTGGCCATCGCCGTCTCCTGCTCGGCCGACCGGCAGGCGGTCGCGAAGATCACCGCCGAGGGCGTGTTCCTGGAGCAGTTGGAGACCGACCCGGCGCGCTTCCTGCCGGAGACCACGGCCGAGGAGCTGACCAAGGGCGCCGGCCCGGACCTGGACGCGGTGGCCGTCGACCTGAACCAGCCGATGGACGCCATCCTGGCCGAGCTGTCCCGGCACCCGGTCAAGACCCGGCTCTCGCTCACCGGCACGCTGGTCGTCGCCCGCGACATCGCGCACGCCAAGATCAAGGAGCGGCTGGACGCGGGCGAGGAGATGCCGGCCTACCTCAGGGACCACCCGGTCTACTACGCCGGCCCGGCCAAGACCCCCGAGGGGTACGCGTCCGGTTCCTTCGGGCCGACCACGGCGGGCCGGATGGACGCGTACGTGGAGCAGCTCCAGGCGGCCGGCGGCTCCAAGGTGATGCTGGCCAAGGGCAACCGCTCCGCCCAGGTCACCAAGGCGTGCGCCACCCACGGCGGCTTCTACCTCGGCTCCATCGGCGGCCCCGCCGCCCGCCTCGCGCAGGACTGCATCAAGAAGGTGGAGGTCCTGGAGTACGAGGAGCTGGGCATGGAGGCCGTCTGGCGGATCGAGGTCGAGGACTTCCCGGCGTTCATCGTCGTCGACGACAAGGGCAACGACTTCTTCGCCGACCCGTCCCCGACCCAGCCCCTGCTGACCAGCATCCCGGTGCGCACCGCGGACTGACCCGCGCCGTTGCCGTACGAGAGAGCCCCCGGCCAGGACGCGTTCCCGGCGTCGGGGGCTCTCGCCGTGCGGCGGCTCGTCGTACGGTCGGGACGTGAGCCGCCGCGCGGCCGGGGCGGGCCCGCGTAGGCCATCGGTACGCCTCTCCGACCTGCCCTCTCGCTGCGTTACTCACGGTATTCACGGGCGATAGGGTCGCTCGGGAACACCTGGAACCGGACAGACGCTGGTCTTGCCAGGAGGTGGGTCGACGATGAGCGACGAGCAGTACCGGATCGAGCACGACTCGATGGGTGAGGTGCGGGTTCCGGCGGACGCCAAGTGGCGGGCGCAGACGCAGCGGGCGGTGGAGAACTTCCCGGTGTCGGGGCAGCGGCTCGAGCGGGCGCACATTCAGGCGCTCGCCCAGATCAAGGCGGCCGCGGCCACGGTCAACGCCGGGCTCGGGGTGATCGACAAGGAGATCGCGGAGGCGATCGCCGGCGCGGCCGGCGAGGTCGCGGACGGGCGGTGGGACGAGCACTTCCCGGTCGACGTCTTCCAGACCGGCTCGGGCACCTCGTCCAACATGAACACCAACGAGGTGATCGCGACGCTGGCCACCGAGCGCCTCGGCCGGCCCGTGCACCCCAACGACCACGTCAATGCCAGCCAGTCGTCCAACGACGTCTTCCCGTCCTCGATCCACATCGCCGCCACCGCG includes these proteins:
- a CDS encoding DUF1707 domain-containing protein, which codes for MDEHQPVPLTKPDAAPPTATPTVAPAVPADAIRASDADRDRVADILREALAEGRLTAEEHAERISGVYEAKTRGELTPFVRDLPTAGAAMSPDGTRAARPASASTPTLPPPRNSLTDNLIAVFGGAGRRGRWRVGRKTNAFALFGGVEIDLTEAVFEQQEIVIQATAIFGGVEIRVPENVTLRSAGTGIFGGFDVADTEAEDPAAPVVVVSGFAVFGGVEAKPKRGKRIRNLNA
- a CDS encoding fumarate hydratase; translation: MPEFAYTDLLPVGPDTTPYRLVTAEGVSTFEADGRTFLKVEPEALRKLAAEAMHDISHYLRPAHLAQLRRILDDPEASPNDRFVALDLLKNANIAAAGVLPMCQDTGTAIVMGKRGQQVLTAGGDEEALSRGIYDAYTQLNLRYSQMAPLTMWDEKNTGSNLPAQIELYATDGDAYKFLFMAKGGGSANKSFLYQETKAVLNEASMMKFLEEKIRSLGTAACPPYHLAIVVGGTSAEYALKTAKYASAHYLDELPAEGSPTGHGFRDRELEEKVFELTQKIGIGAQFGGKYFCHDVRVVRLPRHGASCPVAIAVSCSADRQAVAKITAEGVFLEQLETDPARFLPETTAEELTKGAGPDLDAVAVDLNQPMDAILAELSRHPVKTRLSLTGTLVVARDIAHAKIKERLDAGEEMPAYLRDHPVYYAGPAKTPEGYASGSFGPTTAGRMDAYVEQLQAAGGSKVMLAKGNRSAQVTKACATHGGFYLGSIGGPAARLAQDCIKKVEVLEYEELGMEAVWRIEVEDFPAFIVVDDKGNDFFADPSPTQPLLTSIPVRTAD